GATCTCGACATCATCATCGGCTTCGCCGCGCAGGAGACCATCGCGGTGTGCACGCTCATCTACGGCGGCGTGCTGGAGCGCCATCCCAAGCTCGACATCTGCATCAGCCATGGCGGCGGCGCGACCGGCTACCTGTTCGGACGCATGGCCAGCGCCGCGCGCAAGCGGCCATGGGCGCGCGAAGAACTGCGTGCCGATGGCGCCTTCGAAGCGCTGCTGCATCGCCTGTGGTTCGACATCCACGTGCACGCGACCGAATCGGTCGCGCTGCTGCGTTCGCGGGTGAACTGCGAGCGGCTGGTGTTCGGCACCAATTTCGCGGGCTGGGATCAGCAGCAAGGTGACGTGCGCGAAGAAGCGCGCCCCTATGCCGCCAACGCGCGCCGCCTGCTGCGCGCCTGACCATCTTCATTCGCGGGGAGTATTCATGAGCGAACTCGAACAATTGAAGCGCAGCATCGACCGGCTCGAATCGCGCTTCGCCATCAGCGAACTGGTGACGGCCTACGCGGTGGCCTGTGACGAACACGACATGCCGCGCCTGACCGGCCTGTTCACCGCCGACGCGGTGTTCGACTCACCGAGCGGCGCGATGGTGGCGCATGGCCGCGATGCCATCGAATCGATGTTCATCGAGCTGTTCAAGGTACGTGGCCCGGCATTTCACTGGACGCACGATCACACGGTGAGCTTCGATGAGCGCGATGCGGATCGCGCCACCGGCCTGGTGCTGAGCCATGCCGAGACCTGCCCGGCCGAGGTCGTGAGCCTCG
The nucleotide sequence above comes from Pseudomonadota bacterium. Encoded proteins:
- a CDS encoding nuclear transport factor 2 family protein — protein: MSELEQLKRSIDRLESRFAISELVTAYAVACDEHDMPRLTGLFTADAVFDSPSGAMVAHGRDAIESMFIELFKVRGPAFHWTHDHTVSFDERDADRATGLVLSHAETCPAEVVSLAAMRYNDEYRRENGRWHFAHRTINFLYYVPVTEFPTVFKSRDRLSIRGTRMPADYPETLACWQAFHAQHVVEK